In bacterium, the DNA window CGATGGCGCCGTGGTCGTGGGGTCATGGGACGGTCGCCTCTACGCCTTCGCCGCCGACAGCGGCACCAAACTGTGGGAGCGGCTGACCGAGGGGCCGGTGGCCTCATCCGCAGCCCTGGACAACGGTGTCGTCTACTGCGGCTCGGATGACGGCCACCTGTACGCCGTGTCCGAGAAGGACGGCCAGGTGTACTGGCGGGTGAAGCTGGGGAGCCAGGTCCGCTCCTCGCCGGCTGTGGCCAACGGGCGCGTCGTCGTCGGCTGCGTGGACGGCCGCATCGCCTGCCTGTCGGCTGCCGATGGCGACCCGGTGTGGTCGGCGCAGAGCGCGGAGGAAGTGCTAGGGTCGCCGGCAATCACCGGGAGCGTCGTGTACATCGGCAGCAAGGACGGCGCCCTGTACGCCTTCGACCTGAACACCGGCGAGCAGCTCTGGCGCCACCAGACCGCCTACGGCGTGTACTCGTCGCCGGCTGTCGCCGACGGCATTCTGTACGTGGGGCTGGACTACTACAACCTGGCCGCCATGGTGCCGGTGGACTGAGATGCTACGCCTGCCGCGAACTGCTCCTCCGCCGCCGGGAGCCGGCCTGACGAAGCTGGCCGACCCGAAACGCGTGCTGCTGGGCTGGGTGCTCTTCATCGTCGCTGTGGCGGTGGCGCTGGCGCTCAGTTGGCCGTACGGCGTGGGCGCGAAAGTCCGGGTCCTCCACCGCGGGTTCGTGGCGAGCGGGTATCTCCGCGCGGCCGAGGCCAGGGCACACGCCGCGCCTGTGCAACGCGACCAGGCCCTCGCGGCCCTGCGCCGGGCCACCGAGCTGGCGCCCGATGACCCGACCATCGCTCACACGGCTGCCCAGTTGTACATGGAGCTACGGGCCTATCCCGAGGCGGCGCAGTGGCTGGGCCGTCGCCGGCCGGCAGCCCCCCCGCCCGACGCGGGCATGACAGACCCCGAGGAACTGCTGACACGCGTGTCGCTGGCCCAGAGCCTGATGATGACGGGGCGGAAGACCGAGGGCGAGCGCCTGCTGGACCAGGTGCAGGCCGAGGTGTATGCCGCGCGTAAGAGCAATCTGATGCCTGACCCGCTCTTTGCGCTGGCCCTCAACAACCTGGCGTATGTAGACGCCCTGGGCAAGCGCAATCTGCCTGAGGCGCTCCAGATGGCAACGGGGGCCGTGCAACTGCAGCCCACCCAGGCAGCTTATGTAGACAGCCTGGGGTGGGTCGAGTACCAACTCGGGCACTACCTGGACGCGGCCTTCCACCTCGAGCAGGCCGTGCGGCTGCACGCGCCTGAGGAAAGCGCCGAGATGTACTACCACTTGGGCGCGGCATACGCGCGCCTGGGCCGGAAGGCCGACGCCCGCTGGGCGCTGAACCGCTCGCTCGAGCTGGACCCGAGCTACGCGGAGGCGGCGGACGAGCTCAGAATCCTGAGCCAGGACCTGCCGCGCCCGTCGCTGGCCTGGCAAGAGCCGGGCCTCGCTGCGTCGCCCATCCTTCACCGTGAGGTGTAGTCCATGCAGATCTCCGATCTGGTTGCGGGCATTGCCCCGTCGCCTACCATCGCCGGAGCCGCCAAGGCCCGCCAGATGCGAGCCGCCGGCAAGGACGTGCTGTCCTTCGCCATTGGCGAGCCGGACTTCGGGACCCCCGACAACATCATCGCCGCCGCGCAACGCGCCATGGCCGAGCAGAAGACCAAGTACACGCCGGCCGGCGGCATCCCCGAACTCAAGCAAGCCATCTGCGACGCCCAGCAGCGCGATCTGGGGCTGACGTACGAGCCCTCCCAGGTGGTCGTCAGCAACGGCGGCAAGCACGCGCTGATGAACATCTGGCGCACGCTGCTGAACCCGGGCGACGAAGTCATCATGTTCGCGCCGTACTGGGTGAGCTACCCCGAGCAGGTGCGCCTGTGCGGCGCCAAGACGGTGTCGCTGCGCACCAGCGGCGACAACGGTTTCCAGCCCGACCTCGATGAAGTCGCGGCCGCCATCACCCCGCAGACGAAGGCCCTGCTCATCAACAGCCCGTCCAACCCCAGCGGCGCCGTGTTCACGCGGGCCACGATTGAGGGCCTGGGCGAACTGGCCTGCAAGCACGACCTGACGATCGTGTCCGACGAGATCTACAAGCACATCCTGTACGATGGCCGCACCCACGAGTCCACGGCAAAGCTCAGCGACGAGCTGAAGGAGCGCACCATCATCGCCGACGGGGTGGCCAAGACCTATGCCATGACCGGCTGGCGCATCGGCTGGCTCATCGCCCCTCCGGCCTTCGCCAAGGCCGCGGACAACCTGCAAAGCCAGGAGACCTCCAACGCCAACTCCATCGCCCAGTGGGCGTCCATCGAGGCGCTGACGGGGCCGCAGGAGTCCGTGGGGCAGATGCGCGCGGCCTTCGCCGAGCGGCGCGACGTCCTGGTCCCGGCACTCAACGAGATTCCCGGTGTCAAGTGCGCCAACCCCGGCGGGGCGTTCTACGTCTTCCCGGACATCTCGGCGCACCTGGGGCGGACGCTGGGCGGCATGGAGATCAAGACCTCGATCGACATGGAGCTGTACCTGATCGAGCAAGCCCTGATCGCAACCGTCGCGGGTGGGCCCTTCGGGACCGAGGGCTACATCCGGCTGAGCTTCGCCACGGGGATGGACGAGATCAAGGAAGGCGTGCGGCGGCTGGCGGCGGCGCTCAAATAGCACTGAGACGGCGCGGGCTGGAAAGCCCGCACTCCAGCGACAGGAGAGAACCATGCACAAAGTGACCTTCATCCCCGGCGACGGCACCGGCCCGGAAGTGGCCTGGGCCATGCGCCGGTGCGTGGACGCCACCGGCGTTCAGATCGAGTGGGAGGAACAGCACGCGGGCCTTGACGTGATGGAGGAGAAGGGCACGCCCCTGCCGCCCGAGGTGCTCGAGTCCATCCGCCGCAACAAGGTGGCCATCAAAGGCCCGATCACGACCCCCGTGGGCAAGGGCTTTCGGAGCGTCAACGTGGCGCTGCGCAGGGAGCTGGACCTGTACGCGTGCCTCCGCCCCTGCAAGTACTACCCGGGCGTGCGGTCGCACTACCCCGACGTGGACCTCGTCATCGTGCGTGAGAACACCGAGGACCTGTACGCCGGGATCGAGTTCCAGGAGGGGACCGACGAGTGCCTGAAGGCCATTGAGACCATCGAGGGCCTCAGCGGCGCCCGGATCAAGCGGGACTCCGGCGTGAGCATCAAGCCGATCTCGATCTCCGGGAGCGAGCGCATCGTACGCTGGGCCTTTGAGTACGCCCTGGCCAACGGCCGGCGAAAGGTGACGGCTGTCCACAAGGCCAACATCATGAAGCACAGCGACGGTCTGTTCCTGGCCACGGCGCGACGGGTGGCGGAGGAGTACGCGGGCCGGGTCGAGTTCGAGGACAGAATCGTTGACAACATGTGCATGCAACTGGTACAAAAGCCAGAGCTGTACGACGTATTGGTGCTGCCGAATCTGTACGGGGACATCCTGAGCGACCTGGCGTGTGGGCTGGTGGGTGGCCTGGGGGTCGCCCCCGGCGCGAACATGGGCGATGGGATCGCCGTGTTCGAGGCCACGCACGGCAGCGCCCCCAAGTACAAGGGGCTCAACAAGGTCAACCCGACGGCGACGATCCTGTCTGGCGTTCTGATGCTGCGGCATCTGGGCGAGCAGGAAGCGGCGGCCCGTCTGGAGAAGGCTGTGTCGGAAGTCATTGCACAGGGGCAGCATGTGACGTATGATTTGAAGGCGCAACGGGACGATCCCACGGCGGTGGGGACCAGCGAGATGGCCGACGCCATCATCGCGGCACTCTAGATAAGCAGGAGTTCTTGAGCGAATCTTGAAGTAATATAGAGGAACTGCGCACACGCACGTCGAAGATGACAGATGGCAAGCGAAGCCGCGAGCAATATCCAGTCAAAGGAGCGATGTCCGTGAAAAGGCGAGGTTTCACACTAATCGAGCTACTGGTGGTGATCGCGATCATTGCGATCCTGGCGGCGATCTTGTTCCCGGTCTTCGCCAAGGCTCGCGAGAAGGCGCGCAGCAGTAGCTGTCTGTCGAACCTCCGGCAGTTCGGGTCGGCATGCATGCAGTACGCTCAAGACTTCGACGAGTGCTACCCCAAGGCGTTCCTCTGGGGCGGCAGCTACCTCTACTGGTGGCAGGACCTGATCCAGCCGTACATCCACAACTACCAGATCGTGGCCTGCCCGTCCGGCAACATGGGTTCGTTCACGGCCTACCGGCCGCCCATACAGAACCCGTCCACGGGTGTGTGGAGCCAGGCGCCACTGGTGAGCTCGTACGCGATGCCCGACATGCAAGTGGACATCAACAACAACTGGGTCAAGCCGGTGCCGGGCAGCAACCTCGCAGCCGTGCAGGATCCGGCCGGAACGATCATGTTCTGCGACGCGAACACGATCGAGCTGGGCGCCGGGGGCACGGGCTATTACGGCGGCGACTTCGCCGGTGTGCGTCTGCTCGACCAGACCGACCTGGGCGGGGCGTACAGCCGTGTGGAGATGCGGCACAACGATGGGTTCAACGTGTGCTTCGCCGACGGCCATGGCAAGTGGCTGCGCCACAGCATGCCTGGCATGTGGACGACGATCCTACACGACTAGGCGTGCCGCGCGGCGGGGCTGAAGACGCGATGCGGGGCTGATCCGGGCGCCCGCAGCCACAAGGGTGCATGTTGCGGCCATCTCCATGTCACTGCGACAGGGAGATGGCCGCTTTACTTGTGCCGCAGGCCCTGGATCATCAGCCCGGGCACGAGCCCCACGACCGTCGCGGCCGCCGTGACCACCAGCGACAGGCTCAGGACCGAGCCCAGCCGGAGCAGTCCGAGGCTCAGGCCGACCACAACGCTGTGGCGATAGGCCTGCAGGTTCTCGGCGTGGTCGAGCGCAAAGAGCGTGAGCCATACGCCGGCGGCCAGCAGCACGAGGGTGGGCAGGGCGCAGCGCAGGTCGGTGGCGCTGGGGGCCAGCTCGGCCCCGACGCTCAGGGCCAGATACAGGAACAGATACGTCTGCCAGCGATGGGGGTCGAGGCCGTGAAGCAGACGGAGGGACTGGCGCCATAGCTCCGGCAGAAGGTCATCGGGCGAGGCCTGGGCGGCCGGGGCCGGGATGTGCAGGCCCCGCGCGGCCAGGATGAGCACGGCACTGCCCACCAGCAGCGGCATCAGGGCGCTCAGGCCGATGGCCAGTTGCGGCGCGGTGATGGGCGACCAGGGCTTCCCCGGGGTGCAGGAGCCACGGCCCCGAGGGTCGAAAACACATAGCAGTACTTGCTTGACACGGTAGCCGCAGATCAGGAACCCCAGGCAGTGGCTGAGTTCGTGGATCGTGTTGCCAGGCAGACGCAATAGCGCCAGGAAGAAGCCCTTGCCCCGGCGGTCGGCGAAGGATGAGATCACGCCGGCGAATAGCAGGCGTGACAGCAGCAGCAGGCCGATGGCCTGCAACGATACGGTAAGCACCAATTCCTGCAGTTGCATGACGCGCGCATTATAGCATAGCCCACGCACCTGTTGGGTGTGCGTGGGCAGCGCCTGAACGGGAGCAGCAGACATGAAAGTGACAGTTGTCGGCGCCGGACACGTGGGGGCCACCACGGCCCAGCGCCTCATCGAGGGCGGATTGTGCGACGTGTACCTGGTGGACGTGGTCGAGGGGCTGGCACGGGGCAAGGCCCTGGACATGATGCAGGCCGCGCCTATCGTCGGGCACGGGTGCCGCATCGTCGGCGGCGAGACGTACGAGCCGGCCGAGGGCTCCGACATCGTTGTGGTCACCGCCGGGGTGGCCCGCAAGCCGGGCATGTCGCGCGACGACCTGCTGCAGATCAACGGTCGGATCGTCAGCGAAGTCACGGAGCACCTGCAGCGCGTGTGCCCCGAGGCCCTGCTCATCATGGTCTCCAACCCGCTCGATGTCACGACGTACATCGCCCACCAGCTCTCCGGCCTGCCCCGCGAGCGCGTCATCGGCATGGCGGGCGTCCTCGACACGGCTCGCTTCTGCGCCTTCATCGCCATGGAGCTGGGTGTCTCGGCCGCTGATGTGGCGGCGATGGTGCTGGGTGGGCATGGCGACTCCATGGTCCCCCTGCCGCGCCACGCCACCGTGGCCGGCGTGCCGGTGACGGAGCTGATCCCCGCCGG includes these proteins:
- a CDS encoding isocitrate/isopropylmalate dehydrogenase family protein, which codes for MHKVTFIPGDGTGPEVAWAMRRCVDATGVQIEWEEQHAGLDVMEEKGTPLPPEVLESIRRNKVAIKGPITTPVGKGFRSVNVALRRELDLYACLRPCKYYPGVRSHYPDVDLVIVRENTEDLYAGIEFQEGTDECLKAIETIEGLSGARIKRDSGVSIKPISISGSERIVRWAFEYALANGRRKVTAVHKANIMKHSDGLFLATARRVAEEYAGRVEFEDRIVDNMCMQLVQKPELYDVLVLPNLYGDILSDLACGLVGGLGVAPGANMGDGIAVFEATHGSAPKYKGLNKVNPTATILSGVLMLRHLGEQEAAARLEKAVSEVIAQGQHVTYDLKAQRDDPTAVGTSEMADAIIAAL
- the mdh gene encoding malate dehydrogenase; translation: MKVTVVGAGHVGATTAQRLIEGGLCDVYLVDVVEGLARGKALDMMQAAPIVGHGCRIVGGETYEPAEGSDIVVVTAGVARKPGMSRDDLLQINGRIVSEVTEHLQRVCPEALLIMVSNPLDVTTYIAHQLSGLPRERVIGMAGVLDTARFCAFIAMELGVSAADVAAMVLGGHGDSMVPLPRHATVAGVPVTELIPAGRLGEIVARTRNGGAEIVNYLKTGSAFYAPSAAVVQMVASILRDEKRLLPASVLLQGEYGLTGVFVGVPCILGHGGLEKVVELQLTEDEMAALRQSAEHVRTTVADWERLRGE
- a CDS encoding pyridoxal phosphate-dependent aminotransferase; the encoded protein is MQISDLVAGIAPSPTIAGAAKARQMRAAGKDVLSFAIGEPDFGTPDNIIAAAQRAMAEQKTKYTPAGGIPELKQAICDAQQRDLGLTYEPSQVVVSNGGKHALMNIWRTLLNPGDEVIMFAPYWVSYPEQVRLCGAKTVSLRTSGDNGFQPDLDEVAAAITPQTKALLINSPSNPSGAVFTRATIEGLGELACKHDLTIVSDEIYKHILYDGRTHESTAKLSDELKERTIIADGVAKTYAMTGWRIGWLIAPPAFAKAADNLQSQETSNANSIAQWASIEALTGPQESVGQMRAAFAERRDVLVPALNEIPGVKCANPGGAFYVFPDISAHLGRTLGGMEIKTSIDMELYLIEQALIATVAGGPFGTEGYIRLSFATGMDEIKEGVRRLAAALK
- a CDS encoding prepilin-type N-terminal cleavage/methylation domain-containing protein → MSVKRRGFTLIELLVVIAIIAILAAILFPVFAKAREKARSSSCLSNLRQFGSACMQYAQDFDECYPKAFLWGGSYLYWWQDLIQPYIHNYQIVACPSGNMGSFTAYRPPIQNPSTGVWSQAPLVSSYAMPDMQVDINNNWVKPVPGSNLAAVQDPAGTIMFCDANTIELGAGGTGYYGGDFAGVRLLDQTDLGGAYSRVEMRHNDGFNVCFADGHGKWLRHSMPGMWTTILHD